The Lagopus muta isolate bLagMut1 chromosome 4, bLagMut1 primary, whole genome shotgun sequence genome has a window encoding:
- the FGFR3 gene encoding fibroblast growth factor receptor 3 isoform X3, giving the protein MSEAGGGAAAAASLPRSRAGGMRAAWGSVWCLCLAAAVGALPAARRRGAERSGGQAAEYLRSETAFLEELVFGSGDTIELSCNTQSSSVSVFWFKDGIGIAPSNRTHIGQKLLKIINVSYDDSGLYSCKPRHSNEVLGNFTVRVTDSPSSGDDEDDDDESEDTGVPFWTRPDKMEKKLLAVPAANTVRFRCPAGGNPTPTIYWLKNGKEFKGEHRIGGIKLRHQQWSLVMESVVPSDRGNYTCVVENKYGNIRHTYQLDVLERSPHRPILQAGLPANQTVVVGSNVEFHCKVYSDAQPHIQWLKHVEVNGSKYGPDGTPYVTVLKTAGVNTTDKELEILYLRNVTFEDAGEYTCLAGNSIGFSHHSAWLTVLPAEELMEMDDSGSVYAGILSYGTGLVLFILVLVIVIICRMKMPNKKAMNTTTVQKVSKFPLKRQQVSLESNSSMNSNTPLVRITRLSSSDGPMLANVSELELPPDPKWELARTRLTLGKPLGEGCFGQVVMAEAIGIDKDKPNKAITVAVKMLKDDATDKDLSDLVSEMEMMKMIGKHKNIINLLGACTQDGPLYVLVEYASKGNLREYLRARRPPGMDYSFDTCKLPEEQLTFKDLVSCAYQVARGMEYLASQKCIHRDLAARNVLVTEDNVMKIADFGLARDVHNIDYYKKTTNGRLPVKWMAPEALFDRVYTHQSDVWSFGVLLWEIFTLGGSPYPGIPVEELFKLLKEGHRMDKPANCTHDLYMIMRECWHAIPSQRPTFKQLVEDLERVLTMTSTDEYLDLSVPFEQYSPAGQDTHSTCSSGDDSVFAHDLLPDEPCLPKHAPCNGVIRT; this is encoded by the exons aaTACTTGAGAAGTGAGACCGCCTTTCTGGAAGAGTTGGTGTTTGGAAGTGGAGATACCATTGAACTTTCCTGTAACACCCAAAGCTCTTCTGTGTCAGTTTTCTGGTTTAAAGATGGTATTGGGATTGCACCTTCCAACAGAACTCATATTGGACAAAAACTGTTGAAGATAATCAATGTGTCATATGATGATTCGGGGCTGTACAGTTGCAAGCCAAGGCATTCCAACGAGGTCCTGGGAAACTTTACAGTCAGAGTGACAG ATTCCCCTTCGTCAGgtgatgatgaagatgatgatgatgagtCAGAGGATACAG gtgTCCCCTTCTGGACCAGACCAGATAAGATGGAGAAAAAGCTGCTGGCAGTTCCTGCTGCCAACACTGTTCGTTTCCGATGTCCAGCAGGTGGAAATCCAACTCCCACCATCTACTGGCTGAAGAATGGCAAAGAGTTCAAGGGGGAGCACAGGATCGGGGGCATCAAG ttgcGACACCAGCAGTGGAGCTTGGTGATGGAGAGCGTTGTGCCATCAGATCGAGGAAACTACACCTGTGTTGTGGAGAACAAATATGGCAATATTAGGCACACGTACCAGCTTGATGTTTTAG AACGGTCACCCCACCGACCAATCCTGCAAGCAGGACTGCCTGCCAATCAGACCGTGGTGGTTGGGAGCAATGTGGAATTTCACTGCAAGGTCTACAGTGATGCCCAGCCTCATATCCAGTGGCTGAAACACGTGGAAGTCAACGGCAGCAAGTATGGACCTGATGGGACACCCTATGTCACAGTGCTGAAG acAGCAGGTGTTAACACAACGGATAAGGAGCTAGAGATTCTGTACTTGCGAAATGTTACTTTTGAGGATGCTGGGGAATATACTTGTCTCGCAGGGAATTCTATTGGGTTCTCACATCACTCTGCTTGGCTGACGGTGCTACCAG cagaggagctgatggaaatgGATGATTCAGGCTCAGTGTATGCTGGCATTCTCAGCTATGGCACTGGCTTAGTCCTCTTCATCCTGGTACTGGTCATTGTGATTATCTGCAGGATGAAAATgccaaacaaaaaagccatgaACACCACCACTGTACAGAAAGTCTCCAAATTTCCACTCAAGAGACAG CAGGTGTCGTTGGAGTCCAACTCTTCCATGAATTCCAACACACCCCTGGTTCGGATCACTCGTCTCTCTTCCAGCGATGGGCCGATGCTGGCCAACGTCTCTGAGCTGGAACTTCCTCCAGATCCCAAGTGGGAATTGGCACGCACTCG cctgaccctgggGAAGCCGCTTGGTGAGGGCTGTTTTGGCCAAGTGGTGATGGCAGAAGCAATTGGGATTGATAAAGACAAGCCAAACAAGGCCATCACGGTGGCTGTCAAGATGCTGAAAG atgATGCCACAGACAAGGATCTTTCAGACCTGGTCTCTGAGATGGAAATGATGAAAATGATTGGGAAGCACAAAAACATCATTAACCTCCTCGGTGCCTGTACACAGGACG GACCACTCTACGTGTTGGTTGAATACGCATCGAAGGGGAACTTGCGGGAATACCTCAGGGCACGTCGCCCACCTGGCATGGACTATTCCTTCGACACCTGCAAGCTGCCCGAGGAACAGTTGACATTTAAAGACCTGGTTTCCTGTGCCTACCAGGTGGCCCGGGGCATGGAGTACTTGGCATCACAGAAA TGCATTCATCGTGACTTGGCAGCCAGGAATGTGTTAGTCACTGAGGACAATGTGATGAAAATAGCTGATTTTGGCCTTGCTAGAGACGTTCACAACATCGACTATTACAAGAAAACCACCAAT GGTCGGCTGCCTGTGAAATGGATGGCTCCAGAAGCATTGTTTGACCGGGTCTATACTCACCAGAGCGATGT CTGGTCTTTTGGAGTGCTACTATGGGAGATCTTCACTTTGGGAGGGTCTCCATACCCAGGAATTCCTGTTGAAGAACTCTTCAAACTCTTGAAAGAAGGCCATCGGATGGATAAACCCGCCAACTGCACCCACGACCT GTACATGATCATGCGGGAGTGCTGGCACGCCATCCCCTCGCAGCGACCCACCTTCAAGCAGCTGGTGGAAGACCTGGAAAGAGTCCTTACCATGACATCCACTGAT GAGTACCTGGACCTCTCGGTGCCCTTTGAGCAGTACTCGCCCGCTGGCCAGGACACCCACAGCACCTGCTCCTCAGGGGACGACTCGGTTTTTGCACATGACCTGCTGCCTGATGAGCCCTGCCTGCCCAAGCATGCACCCTGCAATGGCGTCATCCGCACGTGA
- the FGFR3 gene encoding fibroblast growth factor receptor 3 isoform X4 yields the protein MSEAGGGAAAAASLPRSRAGGMRAAWGSVWCLCLAAAVGALPAARRRGAERSGGQAAEYLRSETAFLEELVFGSGDTIELSCNTQSSSVSVFWFKDGIGIAPSNRTHIGQKLLKIINVSYDDSGLYSCKPRHSNEVLGNFTVRVTDSPSSGDDEDDDDESEDTGVPFWTRPDKMEKKLLAVPAANTVRFRCPAGGNPTPTIYWLKNGKEFKGEHRIGGIKLRHQQWSLVMESVVPSDRGNYTCVVENKYGNIRHTYQLDVLERSPHRPILQAGLPANQTVVVGSNVEFHCKVYSDAQPHIQWLKHVEVNGSKYGPDGTPYVTVLKTAGVNTTDKELEILYLRNVTFEDAGEYTCLAGNSIGFSHHSAWLTVLPAEELMEMDDSGSVYAGILSYGTGLVLFILVLVIVIICRMKMPNKKAMNTTTVQKVSKFPLKRQVSLESNSSMNSNTPLVRITRLSSSDGPMLANVSELELPPDPKWELARTRLTLGKPLGEGCFGQVVMAEAIGIDKDKPNKAITVAVKMLKDDATDKDLSDLVSEMEMMKMIGKHKNIINLLGACTQDGPLYVLVEYASKGNLREYLRARRPPGMDYSFDTCKLPEEQLTFKDLVSCAYQVARGMEYLASQKCIHRDLAARNVLVTEDNVMKIADFGLARDVHNIDYYKKTTNGRLPVKWMAPEALFDRVYTHQSDVWSFGVLLWEIFTLGGSPYPGIPVEELFKLLKEGHRMDKPANCTHDLYMIMRECWHAIPSQRPTFKQLVEDLERVLTMTSTDEYLDLSVPFEQYSPAGQDTHSTCSSGDDSVFAHDLLPDEPCLPKHAPCNGVIRT from the exons aaTACTTGAGAAGTGAGACCGCCTTTCTGGAAGAGTTGGTGTTTGGAAGTGGAGATACCATTGAACTTTCCTGTAACACCCAAAGCTCTTCTGTGTCAGTTTTCTGGTTTAAAGATGGTATTGGGATTGCACCTTCCAACAGAACTCATATTGGACAAAAACTGTTGAAGATAATCAATGTGTCATATGATGATTCGGGGCTGTACAGTTGCAAGCCAAGGCATTCCAACGAGGTCCTGGGAAACTTTACAGTCAGAGTGACAG ATTCCCCTTCGTCAGgtgatgatgaagatgatgatgatgagtCAGAGGATACAG gtgTCCCCTTCTGGACCAGACCAGATAAGATGGAGAAAAAGCTGCTGGCAGTTCCTGCTGCCAACACTGTTCGTTTCCGATGTCCAGCAGGTGGAAATCCAACTCCCACCATCTACTGGCTGAAGAATGGCAAAGAGTTCAAGGGGGAGCACAGGATCGGGGGCATCAAG ttgcGACACCAGCAGTGGAGCTTGGTGATGGAGAGCGTTGTGCCATCAGATCGAGGAAACTACACCTGTGTTGTGGAGAACAAATATGGCAATATTAGGCACACGTACCAGCTTGATGTTTTAG AACGGTCACCCCACCGACCAATCCTGCAAGCAGGACTGCCTGCCAATCAGACCGTGGTGGTTGGGAGCAATGTGGAATTTCACTGCAAGGTCTACAGTGATGCCCAGCCTCATATCCAGTGGCTGAAACACGTGGAAGTCAACGGCAGCAAGTATGGACCTGATGGGACACCCTATGTCACAGTGCTGAAG acAGCAGGTGTTAACACAACGGATAAGGAGCTAGAGATTCTGTACTTGCGAAATGTTACTTTTGAGGATGCTGGGGAATATACTTGTCTCGCAGGGAATTCTATTGGGTTCTCACATCACTCTGCTTGGCTGACGGTGCTACCAG cagaggagctgatggaaatgGATGATTCAGGCTCAGTGTATGCTGGCATTCTCAGCTATGGCACTGGCTTAGTCCTCTTCATCCTGGTACTGGTCATTGTGATTATCTGCAGGATGAAAATgccaaacaaaaaagccatgaACACCACCACTGTACAGAAAGTCTCCAAATTTCCACTCAAGAGACAG GTGTCGTTGGAGTCCAACTCTTCCATGAATTCCAACACACCCCTGGTTCGGATCACTCGTCTCTCTTCCAGCGATGGGCCGATGCTGGCCAACGTCTCTGAGCTGGAACTTCCTCCAGATCCCAAGTGGGAATTGGCACGCACTCG cctgaccctgggGAAGCCGCTTGGTGAGGGCTGTTTTGGCCAAGTGGTGATGGCAGAAGCAATTGGGATTGATAAAGACAAGCCAAACAAGGCCATCACGGTGGCTGTCAAGATGCTGAAAG atgATGCCACAGACAAGGATCTTTCAGACCTGGTCTCTGAGATGGAAATGATGAAAATGATTGGGAAGCACAAAAACATCATTAACCTCCTCGGTGCCTGTACACAGGACG GACCACTCTACGTGTTGGTTGAATACGCATCGAAGGGGAACTTGCGGGAATACCTCAGGGCACGTCGCCCACCTGGCATGGACTATTCCTTCGACACCTGCAAGCTGCCCGAGGAACAGTTGACATTTAAAGACCTGGTTTCCTGTGCCTACCAGGTGGCCCGGGGCATGGAGTACTTGGCATCACAGAAA TGCATTCATCGTGACTTGGCAGCCAGGAATGTGTTAGTCACTGAGGACAATGTGATGAAAATAGCTGATTTTGGCCTTGCTAGAGACGTTCACAACATCGACTATTACAAGAAAACCACCAAT GGTCGGCTGCCTGTGAAATGGATGGCTCCAGAAGCATTGTTTGACCGGGTCTATACTCACCAGAGCGATGT CTGGTCTTTTGGAGTGCTACTATGGGAGATCTTCACTTTGGGAGGGTCTCCATACCCAGGAATTCCTGTTGAAGAACTCTTCAAACTCTTGAAAGAAGGCCATCGGATGGATAAACCCGCCAACTGCACCCACGACCT GTACATGATCATGCGGGAGTGCTGGCACGCCATCCCCTCGCAGCGACCCACCTTCAAGCAGCTGGTGGAAGACCTGGAAAGAGTCCTTACCATGACATCCACTGAT GAGTACCTGGACCTCTCGGTGCCCTTTGAGCAGTACTCGCCCGCTGGCCAGGACACCCACAGCACCTGCTCCTCAGGGGACGACTCGGTTTTTGCACATGACCTGCTGCCTGATGAGCCCTGCCTGCCCAAGCATGCACCCTGCAATGGCGTCATCCGCACGTGA
- the FGFR3 gene encoding fibroblast growth factor receptor 3 isoform X1 gives MSEAGGGAAAAASLPRSRAGGMRAAWGSVWCLCLAAAVGALPAARRRGAERSGGQAAEYLRSETAFLEELVFGSGDTIELSCNTQSSSVSVFWFKDGIGIAPSNRTHIGQKLLKIINVSYDDSGLYSCKPRHSNEVLGNFTVRVTDSPSSGDDEDDDDESEDTGVPFWTRPDKMEKKLLAVPAANTVRFRCPAGGNPTPTIYWLKNGKEFKGEHRIGGIKLRHQQWSLVMESVVPSDRGNYTCVVENKYGNIRHTYQLDVLERSPHRPILQAGLPANQTVVVGSNVEFHCKVYSDAQPHIQWLKHVEVNGSKYGPDGTPYVTVLKSWISKNAEADANLNLFNVTEQDEGEYLCRANNFVGIAEKPFWLHIRKPKPAEELMEMDDSGSVYAGILSYGTGLVLFILVLVIVIICRMKMPNKKAMNTTTVQKVSKFPLKRQQVSLESNSSMNSNTPLVRITRLSSSDGPMLANVSELELPPDPKWELARTRLTLGKPLGEGCFGQVVMAEAIGIDKDKPNKAITVAVKMLKDDATDKDLSDLVSEMEMMKMIGKHKNIINLLGACTQDGPLYVLVEYASKGNLREYLRARRPPGMDYSFDTCKLPEEQLTFKDLVSCAYQVARGMEYLASQKCIHRDLAARNVLVTEDNVMKIADFGLARDVHNIDYYKKTTNGRLPVKWMAPEALFDRVYTHQSDVWSFGVLLWEIFTLGGSPYPGIPVEELFKLLKEGHRMDKPANCTHDLYMIMRECWHAIPSQRPTFKQLVEDLERVLTMTSTDEYLDLSVPFEQYSPAGQDTHSTCSSGDDSVFAHDLLPDEPCLPKHAPCNGVIRT, from the exons aaTACTTGAGAAGTGAGACCGCCTTTCTGGAAGAGTTGGTGTTTGGAAGTGGAGATACCATTGAACTTTCCTGTAACACCCAAAGCTCTTCTGTGTCAGTTTTCTGGTTTAAAGATGGTATTGGGATTGCACCTTCCAACAGAACTCATATTGGACAAAAACTGTTGAAGATAATCAATGTGTCATATGATGATTCGGGGCTGTACAGTTGCAAGCCAAGGCATTCCAACGAGGTCCTGGGAAACTTTACAGTCAGAGTGACAG ATTCCCCTTCGTCAGgtgatgatgaagatgatgatgatgagtCAGAGGATACAG gtgTCCCCTTCTGGACCAGACCAGATAAGATGGAGAAAAAGCTGCTGGCAGTTCCTGCTGCCAACACTGTTCGTTTCCGATGTCCAGCAGGTGGAAATCCAACTCCCACCATCTACTGGCTGAAGAATGGCAAAGAGTTCAAGGGGGAGCACAGGATCGGGGGCATCAAG ttgcGACACCAGCAGTGGAGCTTGGTGATGGAGAGCGTTGTGCCATCAGATCGAGGAAACTACACCTGTGTTGTGGAGAACAAATATGGCAATATTAGGCACACGTACCAGCTTGATGTTTTAG AACGGTCACCCCACCGACCAATCCTGCAAGCAGGACTGCCTGCCAATCAGACCGTGGTGGTTGGGAGCAATGTGGAATTTCACTGCAAGGTCTACAGTGATGCCCAGCCTCATATCCAGTGGCTGAAACACGTGGAAGTCAACGGCAGCAAGTATGGACCTGATGGGACACCCTATGTCACAGTGCTGAAG TCTTGGATCAGTAAAAACGCTGAAGCCGATGCTAACCTAAATCTGTTCAATGTGACAGAACAAGATGAAGGAGAATATCTGTGTAGAGCCAACAATTTCGTAGGCATAGCCGAAAAGCCATTTTGGCTCCACATTCGCAAACCAAAACCAG cagaggagctgatggaaatgGATGATTCAGGCTCAGTGTATGCTGGCATTCTCAGCTATGGCACTGGCTTAGTCCTCTTCATCCTGGTACTGGTCATTGTGATTATCTGCAGGATGAAAATgccaaacaaaaaagccatgaACACCACCACTGTACAGAAAGTCTCCAAATTTCCACTCAAGAGACAG CAGGTGTCGTTGGAGTCCAACTCTTCCATGAATTCCAACACACCCCTGGTTCGGATCACTCGTCTCTCTTCCAGCGATGGGCCGATGCTGGCCAACGTCTCTGAGCTGGAACTTCCTCCAGATCCCAAGTGGGAATTGGCACGCACTCG cctgaccctgggGAAGCCGCTTGGTGAGGGCTGTTTTGGCCAAGTGGTGATGGCAGAAGCAATTGGGATTGATAAAGACAAGCCAAACAAGGCCATCACGGTGGCTGTCAAGATGCTGAAAG atgATGCCACAGACAAGGATCTTTCAGACCTGGTCTCTGAGATGGAAATGATGAAAATGATTGGGAAGCACAAAAACATCATTAACCTCCTCGGTGCCTGTACACAGGACG GACCACTCTACGTGTTGGTTGAATACGCATCGAAGGGGAACTTGCGGGAATACCTCAGGGCACGTCGCCCACCTGGCATGGACTATTCCTTCGACACCTGCAAGCTGCCCGAGGAACAGTTGACATTTAAAGACCTGGTTTCCTGTGCCTACCAGGTGGCCCGGGGCATGGAGTACTTGGCATCACAGAAA TGCATTCATCGTGACTTGGCAGCCAGGAATGTGTTAGTCACTGAGGACAATGTGATGAAAATAGCTGATTTTGGCCTTGCTAGAGACGTTCACAACATCGACTATTACAAGAAAACCACCAAT GGTCGGCTGCCTGTGAAATGGATGGCTCCAGAAGCATTGTTTGACCGGGTCTATACTCACCAGAGCGATGT CTGGTCTTTTGGAGTGCTACTATGGGAGATCTTCACTTTGGGAGGGTCTCCATACCCAGGAATTCCTGTTGAAGAACTCTTCAAACTCTTGAAAGAAGGCCATCGGATGGATAAACCCGCCAACTGCACCCACGACCT GTACATGATCATGCGGGAGTGCTGGCACGCCATCCCCTCGCAGCGACCCACCTTCAAGCAGCTGGTGGAAGACCTGGAAAGAGTCCTTACCATGACATCCACTGAT GAGTACCTGGACCTCTCGGTGCCCTTTGAGCAGTACTCGCCCGCTGGCCAGGACACCCACAGCACCTGCTCCTCAGGGGACGACTCGGTTTTTGCACATGACCTGCTGCCTGATGAGCCCTGCCTGCCCAAGCATGCACCCTGCAATGGCGTCATCCGCACGTGA
- the FGFR3 gene encoding fibroblast growth factor receptor 3 isoform X2 — protein MSEAGGGAAAAASLPRSRAGGMRAAWGSVWCLCLAAAVGALPAARRRGAERSGGQAAEYLRSETAFLEELVFGSGDTIELSCNTQSSSVSVFWFKDGIGIAPSNRTHIGQKLLKIINVSYDDSGLYSCKPRHSNEVLGNFTVRVTDSPSSGDDEDDDDESEDTGVPFWTRPDKMEKKLLAVPAANTVRFRCPAGGNPTPTIYWLKNGKEFKGEHRIGGIKLRHQQWSLVMESVVPSDRGNYTCVVENKYGNIRHTYQLDVLERSPHRPILQAGLPANQTVVVGSNVEFHCKVYSDAQPHIQWLKHVEVNGSKYGPDGTPYVTVLKSWISKNAEADANLNLFNVTEQDEGEYLCRANNFVGIAEKPFWLHIRKPKPAEELMEMDDSGSVYAGILSYGTGLVLFILVLVIVIICRMKMPNKKAMNTTTVQKVSKFPLKRQVSLESNSSMNSNTPLVRITRLSSSDGPMLANVSELELPPDPKWELARTRLTLGKPLGEGCFGQVVMAEAIGIDKDKPNKAITVAVKMLKDDATDKDLSDLVSEMEMMKMIGKHKNIINLLGACTQDGPLYVLVEYASKGNLREYLRARRPPGMDYSFDTCKLPEEQLTFKDLVSCAYQVARGMEYLASQKCIHRDLAARNVLVTEDNVMKIADFGLARDVHNIDYYKKTTNGRLPVKWMAPEALFDRVYTHQSDVWSFGVLLWEIFTLGGSPYPGIPVEELFKLLKEGHRMDKPANCTHDLYMIMRECWHAIPSQRPTFKQLVEDLERVLTMTSTDEYLDLSVPFEQYSPAGQDTHSTCSSGDDSVFAHDLLPDEPCLPKHAPCNGVIRT, from the exons aaTACTTGAGAAGTGAGACCGCCTTTCTGGAAGAGTTGGTGTTTGGAAGTGGAGATACCATTGAACTTTCCTGTAACACCCAAAGCTCTTCTGTGTCAGTTTTCTGGTTTAAAGATGGTATTGGGATTGCACCTTCCAACAGAACTCATATTGGACAAAAACTGTTGAAGATAATCAATGTGTCATATGATGATTCGGGGCTGTACAGTTGCAAGCCAAGGCATTCCAACGAGGTCCTGGGAAACTTTACAGTCAGAGTGACAG ATTCCCCTTCGTCAGgtgatgatgaagatgatgatgatgagtCAGAGGATACAG gtgTCCCCTTCTGGACCAGACCAGATAAGATGGAGAAAAAGCTGCTGGCAGTTCCTGCTGCCAACACTGTTCGTTTCCGATGTCCAGCAGGTGGAAATCCAACTCCCACCATCTACTGGCTGAAGAATGGCAAAGAGTTCAAGGGGGAGCACAGGATCGGGGGCATCAAG ttgcGACACCAGCAGTGGAGCTTGGTGATGGAGAGCGTTGTGCCATCAGATCGAGGAAACTACACCTGTGTTGTGGAGAACAAATATGGCAATATTAGGCACACGTACCAGCTTGATGTTTTAG AACGGTCACCCCACCGACCAATCCTGCAAGCAGGACTGCCTGCCAATCAGACCGTGGTGGTTGGGAGCAATGTGGAATTTCACTGCAAGGTCTACAGTGATGCCCAGCCTCATATCCAGTGGCTGAAACACGTGGAAGTCAACGGCAGCAAGTATGGACCTGATGGGACACCCTATGTCACAGTGCTGAAG TCTTGGATCAGTAAAAACGCTGAAGCCGATGCTAACCTAAATCTGTTCAATGTGACAGAACAAGATGAAGGAGAATATCTGTGTAGAGCCAACAATTTCGTAGGCATAGCCGAAAAGCCATTTTGGCTCCACATTCGCAAACCAAAACCAG cagaggagctgatggaaatgGATGATTCAGGCTCAGTGTATGCTGGCATTCTCAGCTATGGCACTGGCTTAGTCCTCTTCATCCTGGTACTGGTCATTGTGATTATCTGCAGGATGAAAATgccaaacaaaaaagccatgaACACCACCACTGTACAGAAAGTCTCCAAATTTCCACTCAAGAGACAG GTGTCGTTGGAGTCCAACTCTTCCATGAATTCCAACACACCCCTGGTTCGGATCACTCGTCTCTCTTCCAGCGATGGGCCGATGCTGGCCAACGTCTCTGAGCTGGAACTTCCTCCAGATCCCAAGTGGGAATTGGCACGCACTCG cctgaccctgggGAAGCCGCTTGGTGAGGGCTGTTTTGGCCAAGTGGTGATGGCAGAAGCAATTGGGATTGATAAAGACAAGCCAAACAAGGCCATCACGGTGGCTGTCAAGATGCTGAAAG atgATGCCACAGACAAGGATCTTTCAGACCTGGTCTCTGAGATGGAAATGATGAAAATGATTGGGAAGCACAAAAACATCATTAACCTCCTCGGTGCCTGTACACAGGACG GACCACTCTACGTGTTGGTTGAATACGCATCGAAGGGGAACTTGCGGGAATACCTCAGGGCACGTCGCCCACCTGGCATGGACTATTCCTTCGACACCTGCAAGCTGCCCGAGGAACAGTTGACATTTAAAGACCTGGTTTCCTGTGCCTACCAGGTGGCCCGGGGCATGGAGTACTTGGCATCACAGAAA TGCATTCATCGTGACTTGGCAGCCAGGAATGTGTTAGTCACTGAGGACAATGTGATGAAAATAGCTGATTTTGGCCTTGCTAGAGACGTTCACAACATCGACTATTACAAGAAAACCACCAAT GGTCGGCTGCCTGTGAAATGGATGGCTCCAGAAGCATTGTTTGACCGGGTCTATACTCACCAGAGCGATGT CTGGTCTTTTGGAGTGCTACTATGGGAGATCTTCACTTTGGGAGGGTCTCCATACCCAGGAATTCCTGTTGAAGAACTCTTCAAACTCTTGAAAGAAGGCCATCGGATGGATAAACCCGCCAACTGCACCCACGACCT GTACATGATCATGCGGGAGTGCTGGCACGCCATCCCCTCGCAGCGACCCACCTTCAAGCAGCTGGTGGAAGACCTGGAAAGAGTCCTTACCATGACATCCACTGAT GAGTACCTGGACCTCTCGGTGCCCTTTGAGCAGTACTCGCCCGCTGGCCAGGACACCCACAGCACCTGCTCCTCAGGGGACGACTCGGTTTTTGCACATGACCTGCTGCCTGATGAGCCCTGCCTGCCCAAGCATGCACCCTGCAATGGCGTCATCCGCACGTGA